The following nucleotide sequence is from Oncorhynchus clarkii lewisi isolate Uvic-CL-2024 chromosome 6, UVic_Ocla_1.0, whole genome shotgun sequence.
CATGCACATTGGGGAGAAACAAACAGTATTTCTGATTGACTTTTGAGTTTGTAGATTCTTGTTGCACTGTGCAGACAGCCTTTCTTCCTCTCGGTCTCTGTGGGCTTTAGCCAGGAGTCAGTGAAATGGTTTGAGGACAGTGACATTTACCCTGTCCTTTAGGGACATTTAGCAACATTAGCACATATTGATGGATGGTACAGATGTTTAGCTTGACTGTCAAATAAAGACCTCTCAATAAAGAGAATGTCCAGAGAGCTATTATTCTCACTTAGCATGGCTTCTTCACAGAGCACATCCCACAGACATGGATGAGCCTCAAATTGTATGATCGATGTGGGAACCAGAGCTTGAAGGCTTTTGCAAGTTAAAACGCCCCTGAGTCGAAAGCAAATAAGGGTttaaacattctctctctctctccgtttatCACTTCTCTGCAGCAATCTCCGTTGTATATCACTCCAAGGTCGACAGCTCGCCAGCCAGCCGCATGGTAGTGTTGTGTTTAGTTGCAGGCAGCACACTTGTTTATTCACGCCTTTTAATCCATTGAATTAAAGCACATTTCGGTAAACTATTTCTCATTCCAACTACTTGTCACAGGGAGATTGACAGGTGACTCGAGGTGCTTCTAACATCTCGAACAGTAACTGACAGACCCTGGAGCCCACAAGGCAGCCCATTTCTCCCTCAGCCAGCAGATGAAGAGTTCATAAAGCCAGGATAAAGAATGTATCTGTCCCTCACGGTTGGATGGACAGTAGTTCTTTGGGGTTTACAGAAGACTTACAGTCCTATGTCGATAGAGCAGCAGTTGGTGTTTAGGACCGTGACACACAGATAAGAGAAGAGTAACAGAGAAGAGTAACCTGCAATCGGAATAGACAGAGAGTCTAGAGTACAAGGTCCTCCAGGCAATTGTACAGAACACTACATTGTGTTCCATACAAGCCTGGCATAATTCTCTTTCACATTGGAAGTAGGTATCTCTCCATAATTTGTCAATTAAACTGACATTTGTTTATGGCTGTAAATACTTTGTCTACTTCATTTAGTTGATTGAGGTTTATGAGAGAGCCTAATCGGAAGTGAAAAGGACTAATTTGAGCTTTGTCGTTTATTGCATAAAAAAACAATTAAAGCTGTAATTCAGATGTGTCCTCTGTGAGTGGCGTAGGTACTAAACACCACATGAATAGTTTGAAGAAGATTTTTGTTGTGAAAGGAAATCTGAGGTTTTCTGTTCACCTTCTGGTATTTCACCTGATATTTATACCACTTGTCTAACCCAGAGCCTTTAGTCCAAATCTGAGGCGAATGTAGCCCCGTGACATCATCTTCTGGGCAAGAGTTATGATTTTTGTCTGTTGTGTGGCTAAAGTATTGTTTGTTAAATAAACACAAATGTTTTTTATATCAATAATACTTCAGGAGATAAGCGTCAAACCTGacaaaataatatatttaaaaaaatttgTTTATACATTTAGTTCTCCTTTAAATGTGCCAACCATCCCTCTTACTTCTGTCTCCGCAGGTAAGCAGTAGAATGGTGTCCGGGGAGGCAGGTGGGCACAGCTACCTGGTGGCGTGCTGGCAGCCCATCCTGGTCCTAATGCTGGGCACTGTCCTCTCCGGCTCCACCACCGGCTGCCCGTCCCGCTGTGAGTGTAATGCTCAGGAACGTTCCGTGGTGTGCCATCGACGGAGGCTGGCCTCGTTTCCCGAGGGCATCCCCATCGAGACGAAACTACTGGACCTCAGCAAGAACCGTCTGAAAAGCCTGGGGCCTGAGGAGTTCATCAACTACCCACAGCTGGAGGAGCTGCAGCTCAATGAGAACAATATCTCTTCCATGGAGCCCGGGGCTTTTAGCAACCTTGTCGGCTTGCGGACTCTGGGGCTGCGCAACAACCAGCTTAAGCTAATCCAGTTGGGAGTGTTCACAGGCCTCAGCAACCTCACCCAGCTGGACATTAGCGAGAACAGAATTGTCATCCTGCTGGACTACATGTTCCAGGAGCTGTACAATCTGAAGGCTCTGGAAGTCGGCGATAACGACCTGGTGTTCATCTCTCACCGAGCGTTCCACGGCCTCAGCAGCCTGGAACAGTTGACCATGGAGCGGTGCAACCTGACGTCGGTGCCCACTGAGGCCCTGAGCCATCTGCACAACCTGCTGTCCCTGCGACTACGCCACCTCACCGTCAATGCCGTCAGGGATTACTCCTTCAAGAGGCTTGAACGCCTGAGGGTGTTAGAGATCTCCTACTGGCCCTACCTGGACACCATGACTTCCAAATGCCTGTACGGCCTCaacatcacctccctgaccatcacaaacTGTAACCTCACCGCCATCCCTTACCAGGCCATCCGACACCTTGGGCACCTTCTCTTTCTCAACTTGTCTTTTAATCCCATTCACACGGTGGAGGGGAACAAGCTGCACAATCTAATGAGGCTTCAGGCCTTCCACTTGGTAGGAGGGAGATTAGCCACAATCGAGCCCTACTCCTTCCGGGGCTTGAACCATCTCCGAGTCCTCAACGTATCCAGCAATAGCCTGAGCACCCTGGAGGAATCCGCGTTTCACTCCGTGGGGAACCTGGAGACCCTGGCACTGTACGGGAACCCACTGGCCTGCGACTGCCGACTGCTCTGGGTCTTCCGTCGCCGCTGGAGGCTCAACTTCAACCGGCAGCAGCCCTCCTGCTCTTTGCCCGAGGCCGTGCAGGGCAAGGAGTTCAAAGACTTCCCTGACATCCTCCCCTCCGATTCCTTCACCTGCCAGAAGTCCAGGATACAAGACCACAAGGCACTGCAGAGGCACGTAGACGAGGGCACAACGGTCCATTACCCATGCCAGGCGGACGGCGACCCAGCCCCCGTGATCATGTGGCTGTCCCCCAAGAAGCAGTTCATCACCACCAAGTCCGTGGGGCGTCTCAGCGTGTCCCCCGAGGGCACGCTAGAGGTGCGCTACGCCCAGATCCAGGACAACGGTACCTACCTGTGCATCGCCAGCAATGCCGCAGGGAATGACACCAAGCCTGCCCACCTGCATGTGCACAGCTACTCGCCCAACTGGCCGCACCAGCCCAACAAGACATTTGCTTTCATCTCCAACCAGCCCAGCGAGGACGGGGCCAATGGGACCCTGGCCCAGGTTCCCTTCCCATTCGACGTGAAGACTCTGATCATCGCCACCACCATGGGATTTATCTCGTTCCTCGGCGTCGTCCTCTTCTGTCTCGTCATCCTCTTCCTCTGGAGCAGAGGAAAAGGCAACGTCAAGCCAAACATAGAGATTGAGTATGTACCGCGTAAGGCGGAGGCAGGTGAGAGTAGTCCAACCGGCGATGCGCCACGTAAATTCAACATGAAAATGATGTGAGACTCAAGCTTACTGACTTCAAAATGAGGGTGGACACACTATATTCTCTTTAAATATATGTGGAATTTTATGAGAGTTAGACATCTTGATACTATACCCAAGACTGTTTTACCTTCAGGGACTGAGTCTTAAACAGCGAGTGTTGGATTTAAAAGTATTCAAATCTCTTTTTATGGGCAATAGTCATAAAGAAAATAAGCCAGTCATGTTTTATGCTCCTTTCAACCTGAAAAGGGAGATTGTCTTTATCTGGTCTTTTGATTGTTTTATTTTCTCTGTGTCTTGTCCTTCTTACCATGTACAATGAGCAAAGGAATGGTCGCAATACCACTTAAAGGGGTAGTTCACAAAAATACTGAAATTGACAGCAGCAACGGTAAGAGGAATATCATGTCAATTTGTTTGAACTATACCTTTAATGGTTATGGGTTTTGAGCATATTACTGTATTATGAGCAGGCGCAATTCAAGCAATgtacgtacagtgcattcggaaagtattaagatccccttgactttttccaaatgttgttacgttacagccttattctaaaattgattaaattgttttttttaactcATTAATGTACACACAACACCcgataataacaaagcaaaaacaggttttcagaccctttactcagtaaacaccggtatttggggagtttttcccattcttctctgcagatcctctcaagctctgtcaggttggatggtgagcgtcgctgcacagccattttaaggtctctccagagatgttcgatggggttcaagtccgggctctggctgggccactcaaggacattctgagacttgtcccgaagccactcctgcgttgtctttgctgtgtgcttagggtcattgttcggttggaaggtgaaccttcgccccagtcgaggtcctgaatgctctggagcaggttttcatcaaggatctctttgtactttgctccgttcatcaatgcctcgatcctgattagtctcccaatttctgctgctgaaaaaaatcaccacagcatgatgctgccaccaccatgcttcaccgtcgggatggtgccatgtttcctccacaCGTGACGCTTGCCATTCAGACCAAAAAGAGTgtttaggtgcctttggcaaactacaagccggctgtcatgtgccttttactgaggagtgacttccgtctggccaccgtaccataaaggcctgattggtggagtgctgcacagatggttgtccttctggaaggttctcccatcaccacagaggaactctgtcagagtgaccatcaggttcttggtcacttccctgaccaaggcacttctccccccattgctcagtttggcagtgaagccagctctaggaagagtcttggtggtgccaaacctcttccatttacgaaagatggaggccactgtgttcttgcaatgctgcagaaatgtttggtatccttccccagatctgtgcctcgacacaatcctgtctctgagctctacggacaattccttcgacctcatggcctggtttttgctctgacatacactgtcaactgtgcgaccttatattgacaggtgtgtgcctttccaaatcatgtccaatcaattgaatttaccacacgtTGACGACAATCAAGTTggagaaatatctcaaggatgataaatagaaacaggatgcaaatatttttttgaatttgaaaacattttcaaaaaatcctaaaaacctgtttttgctttgtcattatggggtgttgtgtgtagattgatgaagatttttatttatttaatccattttagaataaggctgtaacgtaacaaaatgtggaaaaagtcaaggggtctgaatacttttcaaatgcacttaAGAGATAAAAGTAAGCTAGAAAGGCATAGAATGGCATATTCTAAGttgtaaaacaatatatatatattatgcttGACAATCATCAAAATCACAAAGGTCATCGGTATAAATCACGGAATAAGTACAATGTAAAATGTCAGCAATGAAGTTAGGGTCCTCTGATGCCATTTTGTCTACTGAATGTGCAGTTGCTCAAATCCTTTCCTAGCAAACTAGGAACATTCCCtgaacattagctaagattcccCTTAAGTTCTAGTTAGGATCTTAGGATGAacattaaaataatgtttttgttaACAAAATcattttgtacatttttttttatttttatgaaatatcCTTTGAATGTTCTCCTAACATTccctaaaatgttgtgcacaacatctgTAAGAAacaccacagaacattccccaaaCGTTCTCATTAGGTTAccaggtaatgtaataacacaatgtAGCAGTAATGTTTTTAACAACATACGGCCGCAACAAAATATGAGAGCATCGTTTTGGGAACATTCTTGCAAAAtgcaaatgttttatacaaacattgtaTAACCATCAGCACAAGTGGACAGttttttgtgttatgagaacatttgccgCAACCTAAccaatgttctgggaactttcacaaaattaattttggtttgctgggttgTTTGTATAATCACAAACATGCTTCAAGTGTGATATTCAATTTGAAGCCCTATGTTTTCTTTGTCAGTGTGTTTTCTCCTGTTTGCAGTGATCAGGAACCCGTTGTTGTAATACAGTTGATGTGTTAACAGGGTTTTATGTGGTGAAATACATTTTACAGCCATAGTCTGCTCTGAAAGTAATGTGTTCATAAACCCTTAAACCGCTGGTTATGAAATAATGGACGGAATGAAAGCATATTAAAACAATAAAGTTTTATACAGTAATTGTATTAATTTTTGATGCTATTCCACTCAAGCACATTGAAAGGGCACCAAATCAGTCTATTTGCCTGCTGTATGTCCCTGAGTGTGAATACAGTAGTAGGCTTAACACTGTTGACAAGCCTCGGATTTCAGGTCTCAGAGTTGGTTTTCTCCCTTTTGTATGCGGTAGCCAAGCCAGATGGGGGATGCTATAACCAGTTTATTCTTTCATGCTGTGAGTGCAGCTGTGAATAATTTACAGGGGATGACGTTGCTATGAGAACACCAGAAGAAGTCAATATGAAACTGTGTCATCCTGACACTCTAGGAGTTGAACAGGAAAGGATATTATTGGAGTTGATCCTGCTACGGTATCAGAGGCCAGGGATGAGCTATGAAAtgtagcagtggttcccaaactttttatagtcccgtaccccttcaaacattcaacctccagctccagcaccactctcaaatgttgttttttttgccatcattgtaaggctgccacacacacactatacgatacattcaTTAAACATAATAATTagttttttgtcacaacccggctcgtgggaagtgataaagagctcttataggaccaggtcacaaataataatataataataatcaatcattttgctctttgtttaaccatcttacataaaAAAAAACGTACTTGTTTATcgaaattgtgaataactcaccacaggttagtAAGGTTGTGCTTGAAGGATGCAcacaactctgcaatgttgggttgtattggagagtctcagtcttaaataattttccacacacagtctgtggtttagttttcatgctagtgagggccgagaatccactctcacataggtatgtggttgcaaagggcatcagtgtcttaattaacagcgcgatttgccaaggcaggacaCTCTGAGTGCAGTCCTTTCCAGAAATctagcagtggcttctgattaaattacgttttcacagaaccgcttgttgcaattttgatgaggctctcttgttcagatattgttaagtggactggaggcagggcatgaaagggataacgaatccagttgtttgtgtcgtccgtttcggggaagtacctgtgtaattctgcacccaactcactcaggtgcttcgctatatcacatttgacattgtcagtAAACTgtagttcatttgcacacaaaaaatcatacaatgatgaaaagacctgtgtgttgtccttgttaatgcagacagagaagaactCCAGCTTCTTAattatagcctcaattttgtcctgcacattgaatagTTGTGGAgtgtccctgtaatcctagatgcAGGTCATTGAGGTGAGataaaacatcacccagataggccagtcatttgagaaactcgtcatcatgcaagcggtcagacgagtgaaaattatggtcagtaaagaaaactttaagctcgtctctcaattaaaaaaacgtcaatactttgccccttgatgaccagcgcacttctgtatgtaaAAGCAGaagcagaaaatacacgagagttcaggggccttgctttaattaacaaagttaaccattttcactgtagtgttgaaaacgtctttcaagctgtcagcaAGAGCTTCTCGCTGAATGCTGTAGTGTACCCAAGTGACGtctggagcaactgcttgcacgcgcattaccactccactatgtctccctgtcatggttttgcgccatcagtacagataccaacacatcttgaccaccaaagtccatttgatgtctcaaagctgtccagtactttaaaaatatcctctcctgttgtcctggtttccagtgatTTGCAGAAGAGGATATCTTCCTTAATTGACTCCCCCATAAATGTAACAGActtataccaggagctgtgccaggcccgctacgtctgttgactcatccagctgtaacgcatataattcactggctagtatgtgaagcagtaattgtttccaaacatctcctgccatgtcactgatgcgtcgtgaaacagtgttgtttgataaagacattgtctgtatagttttttggccttttcccccagcattgtcccagccatatccgtggcagcaggaagaattaagtcctccacaatagtatggtgcTTGCCTGTCcgagccactcggtagctcaccatataagacgcttctagacccttcttattaatggtatctgttgcttttatacatgccTTACTTTtcgaaagtcgtcttaattctcgcAAAAAAacctcctgtggcttatttttcaaattgccatgttttgtttctaaatgtctgcgtaagagtgaaggtttcattgagttgtgagatagtacttttgcacatataacacactgtggctgaggaaaggcactactcccaacatacactactgttcaagagtttggggtcacttagaaatgtccttgtttttgaaagaaaagcacatattttgtacattaaaaaaaacatcaaactggctctaaccagaatagagtgggaggccccggtgcacaattgagcaagaggacaagtacattagagtgtctagtttgagaaacagacgcctcacaagtcctcaactggcagcttcgttaaatagtacccgcaaaacaccagtctcaacgtcaacagtgaagaggtgactccgggatgctgtccttctaggcagagttcctctgtccagtctcttcATTGTTGACGTAGAGACTGGTGTTGTGTGGGTATTAGTTAATGAAGCtaacagttgaggacttgtgaggcatctgtttctctgtacgcctatgtagatattccattaaaaaacagCCGTTTCcacctacaatagtcatttacaacactaacaatgtctacactgtatttctgatcaatttgatgttattttaatggacgaaaaaaatgtgcttttcaaaaataaggacatttctaagtgacgccaaacttttgaacggtagtgtaagtatttgcgcctcttcgctggtccaacgtccctgtctgttgttcggtgctttcccgggtaaagGGGCAGGAGCTCTtcagctgcatcagattcacaactgtcagtgtccatgctagctgggctaacaacaaatgtagaattactggtgctagctgggctaacaacaaatgtagaattactgatgcttgcattggatgtgctcgtggaagcagaacaacttgtgttgtcgacaggtgcaggtgtagtactgctggtagcagtagtactgctggtagtagcagtactaccagtagagctggcatgtgtctctatggacgcgggccttactttttcttttttttaccatttatcaattttcaaATAAACGGAATGAGCTGCAGctatgtttggctacatacggaccatcTCTCACGGGAATTCccgtgagagagtaacggttaatgtgattggatgttaattatttgactaggctacctgtatttgacattgtgttgttattttgctgaacactagatggtttcattttatttttggcagtgaaacgaggctactcaggcgagaaaaagaCCTCACCCAAATGAATAGCACTGCTGAAAAATATAAACGGACTgattgaaaatgtgaagaaaaaaaacaagacatTGTTTTTCCCCAGATTGGGAATATCTGAAAAATAGGAATAATTTCAACCTAATGTGGAGTTTAAATTGAGTACATAGGGATTGCTTTAATGCATTACACTATCAAATGCAACCTGCCTACTATATATCCTATACCTCCTATATCTCCTACAGCTCCTTTAGCTAAAAAAGCTAACATATCTCCTATATCTCCCATTGCTAATATAGCTCCTATAGCTAATATATCTCCTATAGTCCTTAATGTCCTATAGCTCCTATAGCTCCAATAGCTCCTGTAGCTAATATatatttcttatatctcctaTAGCTCATATGTCTCCAATAGCTAACTTATGTCCTATAGCTCCTATATCTCCTACAGCTCCTATAGCTAATATATATTTGCTACATCTCCTATAGCTGCTATATCTCCTATAGCTCCTATAACTAATATATCTACTATAGCTCATATATCTGCTATAGCTCCTATATCATCTATAGCTCCTATATATCCTATAGCTCCTATATATCCTATAGCTCCTATATCTAATATATCTCCTATAGCTAATATATCTCCTATAGCTCCTATATCTAATATATTTCCTATAGCTCCTATATCTCATATAGCTTCTGTATCTCCTATAGCTCCTGTATCTCATATAGCTCCTGTATCTCCTATAGCTAATATAGTTCCTATAGCTCCTATATTTGCTATAGCTCCTATAGCTCTTGTATCTCCTATAGCTAATATAGTTCCTATAGCTCCTATATTTGCTATAGTTCCTATATCTCCTATAGCTCCTATATCTCATAAAGCTCCCGTATCTCCTATAGCTCCTGTATTTCCTATAACTAACATAGTTCCTATAGCGCCAATATCTCCTATAGCtcctatatatactatatatcctataACTCATATATCTCCTATATATCATATATGTCCTATAGCTACTATATATCCTAGAACTTATATATCTCCTATAACTCCTATATCTCCTATAACTCATATATCTTCTATATCTCCTATAGCTCCTATATATCATATATCTCCTATAGCTACTATATATCCTATAACTCATATATCTTCTATATCTCCTATATCTCCTATAACTCATATATCTCCTATATATCATATATGTCCTACAGCTACTATATATCCTATAACTTATATATCTCCTATAACTCCTATATATCCTATAAAAAAATTGGGCgtgttgttgttgattcttcacaaaaaaatacagttttatatctttatgtttgaagcctgaaatgtggcaaaaggtcgcaaagttcaaggaggccgaatactttcgcaaggcactgtatatcctatAGCTCCTATATCTCCTATATATCCTATAGCTCCTATATCTCCTATATATCCTATAGCTCCTATATATCCTATATCTCCTATATATCCTATAACTCCTATATCTCCTATATATCCTATAGCTCCTATAGCTCCTAAATATCCTATATATCCTATATCTCCTATATATCCTATAGATCCTATATCTCCTATATATCCTATATCTCCTATATCTCCTATATATCCTATAACTCCTATATCTCCTATATCTCCTATATATCATATATCTCCTATATATCCTATAGCTCCTATATATCCTATATCTCCTATAACTCATATATCTCCAATATATCCTATATCTCCTATATATCCTATATCTCCTATATATCCTATAACTCCTATATATCCTATATATCCTATATCTCCTATATCTCCTATATATCCTATAGCTCCTATATATCCTATATCTCCTATAACTCATATATCTCCAATATATCCTATATCTCCCTCCTATTTGTGCCAAGACACTCTTGTTGGTTTTCTTCTACATTATTTTCaaacaaatgattgtattttttaTGAGACTAaggcctttaaaaaaatgttttgatataGTGCAATATTAGCCATGTTAAGCAGTTTCCTCCAAATTCCTGATTAGACACTGTTGTTAAGTTGATATAGATTTCTGCCATTTGCATGCAATGGGCACAACAATTACACTCATCCTAAACCAATTAGGATGCAACAGGCTCTAGCATTTATTTAGCCAACAAGCAGGTTAGAAAGTTAGACATTTCTGCTATTGCCGTGCTGTGCTACATCATCATGTCAAAGGATGCAAGAGCCTTAGGTAAGTGAAATGTTATGCTAGTTAACTGCCAGTTCGCATAGCCAATCAACTAACCTAAATAATGGTTTGTATCACAAAATATAAAATTACTAGTCAACGGATGCCATGACTATGAATGGCATTTGTCATGCAATTGTTAGTCTGTGGTATAACTCTGGTATGTAGACCTGCTGCCAGAGGGTTCAAGTGTTGGCCTTCTGCTAAATGGAATGTTAGTTTGTGCTCaagtgaggtgtgtgtttgtggctgtgtgtgttccAACCACCCTGCCCTCCAGCCCTGTTCCCTGCCAGTGACTACACCCCTTGCCATGTAGAAACGTGGGTCGACGAGCCAGACCGGcctcagggagggaggggggcttaACGCAGGGGGAGGCTGTGTGCCAAAGTGTAGTCTGCTGATCAACAACAAGAAGTGCTAATgaaatgtactgtgtgtgtatgtgtaagaaagagagcgagagggatgtGAGCTGTCTACTTGGAATGCATGCATGAATCTGAGTGGTGTAAATGAAAACTAACGAAGACTGTCTAATACGACTGAGTGGTGTAAATGAATACTAGCGAGGACTGCCTAATACAACTGAGTGGTGTAAATGAATACTAGCGAGGACTGCCTAATACGACTGAGTGGTGTAAATGAAAACTAGCGAGGACTGCCTAATACGACTGAGTGGTGTAAATTAATACTAGCGAGGACTGCCTAATACAACTGAGTGGTGTAAATTAATACTAGCGAGGACTGCCTAATACAACTGAGTGGTGTAAATGAATACTAGCGAGGACTGCCTTATAAAACTGAGTGGTGTAAATGAATACTAGCGAGGACTGCCTTATACGACTGAGTGGTGTAAATTAATACTAGCGAGGACTGCCTAATACGACTGAGTGGTGAGTGGCGTAACCTGTGaacctgtctcctgtttctgtagcctgaggcagcttgatgtacacaGTAtggatctcctgtttctgtagcctGAGGCAGTTTGATGTACACAGTAtggatctcctgtttctgtagcctGAGGCAGTTTGATGTACACAGTAtggatctcctgtttctgtagcctgaggcagcttgatgtacacaGTAtggatctcctgtttctgtagcctGAGGCAGTTTGATGTACACAGTAtggatctcctgtttctgtagcctGAGG
It contains:
- the LOC139411685 gene encoding leucine-rich repeat and immunoglobulin-like domain-containing nogo receptor-interacting protein 1-B isoform X1, producing the protein MTVLVSSRMVSGEAGGHSYLVACWQPILVLMLGTVLSGSTTGCPSRCECNAQERSVVCHRRRLASFPEGIPIETKLLDLSKNRLKSLGPEEFINYPQLEELQLNENNISSMEPGAFSNLVGLRTLGLRNNQLKLIQLGVFTGLSNLTQLDISENRIVILLDYMFQELYNLKALEVGDNDLVFISHRAFHGLSSLEQLTMERCNLTSVPTEALSHLHNLLSLRLRHLTVNAVRDYSFKRLERLRVLEISYWPYLDTMTSKCLYGLNITSLTITNCNLTAIPYQAIRHLGHLLFLNLSFNPIHTVEGNKLHNLMRLQAFHLVGGRLATIEPYSFRGLNHLRVLNVSSNSLSTLEESAFHSVGNLETLALYGNPLACDCRLLWVFRRRWRLNFNRQQPSCSLPEAVQGKEFKDFPDILPSDSFTCQKSRIQDHKALQRHVDEGTTVHYPCQADGDPAPVIMWLSPKKQFITTKSVGRLSVSPEGTLEVRYAQIQDNGTYLCIASNAAGNDTKPAHLHVHSYSPNWPHQPNKTFAFISNQPSEDGANGTLAQVPFPFDVKTLIIATTMGFISFLGVVLFCLVILFLWSRGKGNVKPNIEIEYVPRKAEAGESSPTGDAPRKFNMKMM
- the LOC139411685 gene encoding leucine-rich repeat and immunoglobulin-like domain-containing nogo receptor-interacting protein 1-B isoform X2; translation: MVSGEAGGHSYLVACWQPILVLMLGTVLSGSTTGCPSRCECNAQERSVVCHRRRLASFPEGIPIETKLLDLSKNRLKSLGPEEFINYPQLEELQLNENNISSMEPGAFSNLVGLRTLGLRNNQLKLIQLGVFTGLSNLTQLDISENRIVILLDYMFQELYNLKALEVGDNDLVFISHRAFHGLSSLEQLTMERCNLTSVPTEALSHLHNLLSLRLRHLTVNAVRDYSFKRLERLRVLEISYWPYLDTMTSKCLYGLNITSLTITNCNLTAIPYQAIRHLGHLLFLNLSFNPIHTVEGNKLHNLMRLQAFHLVGGRLATIEPYSFRGLNHLRVLNVSSNSLSTLEESAFHSVGNLETLALYGNPLACDCRLLWVFRRRWRLNFNRQQPSCSLPEAVQGKEFKDFPDILPSDSFTCQKSRIQDHKALQRHVDEGTTVHYPCQADGDPAPVIMWLSPKKQFITTKSVGRLSVSPEGTLEVRYAQIQDNGTYLCIASNAAGNDTKPAHLHVHSYSPNWPHQPNKTFAFISNQPSEDGANGTLAQVPFPFDVKTLIIATTMGFISFLGVVLFCLVILFLWSRGKGNVKPNIEIEYVPRKAEAGESSPTGDAPRKFNMKMM